A genome region from Caminicella sporogenes DSM 14501 includes the following:
- a CDS encoding bifunctional enoyl-CoA hydratase/phosphate acetyltransferase translates to MIKNFQELINAAKEQKTMKLAVAAAQDEEVLAAVCNAAKMGIVEPILVGDAVKIKEIASDHSLDVEKYEIIEKKDLNDAARTAVELVSSGKADFVMKGLIDTSILLKAVLDKEIGLRTDSLLSHVMVYKVPSYHKLLFLTDGGMNIAPSLEEKAMIIKNAIKVAKAMGIEKVKVACLAAKEKVSPKMIATVEADKLQEMGKNGEFGSDVLVEGPLAFDLAVSKEAAEVKNFESKVAGDTDILLVPTIEVGNGIGKSLTYMANAESAGIIMGAKAPVVLVSRADSHEAKLNSIALGSVIAAYK, encoded by the coding sequence ATGATAAAAAATTTTCAAGAATTAATTAATGCTGCTAAAGAGCAAAAAACTATGAAATTAGCTGTAGCGGCTGCTCAAGATGAAGAAGTTTTAGCAGCAGTATGTAATGCTGCTAAGATGGGTATTGTAGAACCTATTTTAGTAGGTGATGCTGTAAAAATTAAAGAAATTGCAAGTGACCATAGTTTAGATGTTGAGAAATATGAAATAATTGAGAAAAAAGATTTGAATGATGCTGCTAGAACAGCAGTAGAGCTTGTTAGTAGTGGAAAAGCTGATTTTGTGATGAAAGGTTTAATAGATACTTCTATATTATTAAAAGCAGTTTTGGATAAAGAGATAGGTTTAAGAACTGATAGCCTTTTAAGTCATGTTATGGTTTATAAGGTCCCATCTTATCATAAGCTTTTATTTTTAACAGATGGAGGCATGAATATAGCTCCGTCTTTAGAAGAAAAGGCTATGATTATAAAAAATGCTATTAAAGTTGCAAAGGCAATGGGTATTGAAAAAGTTAAAGTTGCTTGTCTTGCTGCAAAAGAAAAGGTTAGTCCTAAGATGATTGCAACTGTTGAAGCCGATAAATTACAAGAAATGGGTAAAAATGGTGAATTTGGCAGTGATGTTTTAGTAGAAGGTCCTTTAGCTTTTGATTTGGCAGTTTCAAAAGAAGCAGCTGAAGTTAAGAATTTTGAAAGTAAAGTTGCAGGAGATACTGATATACTTTTAGTGCCAACTATAGAAGTTGGAAATGGAATAGGAAAATCTTTAACTTATATGGCTAATGCAGAATCTGCTGGAATTATAATGGGAGCTAAAGCACCAGTAGTTTTAGTTTCTCGTGCAGATAGCCATGAGGCAAAATTAAATTCAATAGCATTAGGAAGTGTTATAGCAGCATATAAATAA
- a CDS encoding tetratricopeptide repeat protein, whose amino-acid sequence MFSRIEKYLRKRANEIVFIELKEDKYFKAKNLKLSKDISLPIALQKVISKVNGKEENDKFSLFDIIQGMIFMLGIDKDFKYNKDYKEFLLNFDENIKFKILEQGFKYAQNDKKLDALICFKASLYIDKEDINALYNYARVCEELAFDTEDNNDLNYDFYDEALEVFEVIIEKYPDFSLAYYHLGFHYMNRKQYKKAELIWKTCIEKGIDEEKEMEILNKLSENNYKIQYEEGYSLVLNGRPLEALDKLLPLAEKYPEWWNLLFFVGLAYRHLKEYEKALSYFKRAHNLKPSQVDILNEMGLCYMSLGKIDDSIRYFKRAVNLKNDLPDILCNLGSAYIEKGDYEKAREYIMKSYKINPQDEITIAWMKELEKITK is encoded by the coding sequence ATGTTTTCACGAATAGAAAAATATTTAAGAAAAAGAGCAAATGAAATTGTTTTTATAGAGCTTAAAGAAGATAAATATTTTAAAGCTAAAAATTTAAAATTGAGTAAAGATATTTCTTTACCTATAGCTTTACAAAAAGTGATAAGTAAAGTGAATGGAAAAGAAGAGAATGATAAATTTTCATTATTTGATATTATTCAAGGTATGATATTCATGTTAGGTATAGATAAAGATTTTAAATATAATAAGGATTACAAAGAATTTTTATTAAATTTTGATGAAAATATAAAATTTAAAATATTAGAGCAGGGATTTAAATATGCTCAAAATGATAAAAAATTAGATGCATTAATATGTTTTAAAGCTTCGTTATATATTGATAAGGAAGATATAAATGCTTTATATAACTATGCAAGAGTTTGTGAAGAATTAGCTTTTGATACGGAAGATAATAATGATTTGAATTATGATTTTTATGATGAAGCTTTAGAAGTTTTTGAAGTGATTATTGAAAAATATCCTGATTTTTCATTGGCATATTATCATTTAGGATTTCATTATATGAATAGAAAACAGTATAAAAAAGCAGAGCTAATTTGGAAAACTTGTATAGAAAAGGGTATAGACGAAGAAAAGGAAATGGAAATATTAAATAAATTATCAGAAAATAATTATAAAATTCAGTATGAAGAAGGTTATTCATTAGTGCTTAATGGTAGACCGCTTGAGGCATTAGATAAACTTTTGCCTTTAGCTGAAAAATATCCAGAATGGTGGAATTTATTATTTTTTGTAGGTTTAGCATATAGACATTTGAAAGAGTATGAAAAAGCATTGTCTTATTTTAAAAGAGCTCATAATTTAAAGCCGAGTCAAGTAGATATACTGAATGAGATGGGATTATGTTATATGTCTTTAGGAAAAATAGATGATTCTATAAGATATTTTAAAAGAGCTGTTAATTTAAAGAACGATTTGCCTGATATATTATGCAATCTAGGTTCAGCTTATATTGAAAAAGGAGATTATGAGAAAGCAAGGGAATATATTATGAAATCTTATAAAATAAATCCTCAAGATGAAATTACAATAGCATGGATGAAAGAGTTAGAAAAAATTACAAAATAA
- a CDS encoding GNAT family N-acetyltransferase: MSITFRELQEKDIPKVISLFSNLSKERAEVSFVEIASIDEIKEWLKNPNTYVYVAAEGDVILAVLRAKRGKGNQNHACNITVAVDYNFRGNSIAKDLTEYVLEVLRQEGIKVVRAYIYSNNMASINTILSCGFTFAGSIYMHHYDKKTGRYVDDLIFHKTL; encoded by the coding sequence GTGAGTATTACTTTTAGGGAACTTCAAGAGAAGGATATTCCTAAAGTAATATCTTTGTTTTCGAATTTAAGTAAAGAAAGGGCAGAAGTTTCATTTGTTGAAATTGCTTCAATAGATGAGATAAAGGAATGGCTTAAAAATCCAAATACGTATGTGTATGTTGCAGCTGAAGGTGATGTAATACTAGCAGTATTAAGAGCTAAAAGGGGTAAAGGTAATCAAAATCATGCATGTAATATAACTGTGGCGGTAGATTATAATTTTAGAGGAAATAGTATTGCAAAAGATTTAACTGAATATGTATTAGAAGTACTTAGGCAAGAAGGGATAAAAGTTGTGAGAGCATATATATACAGTAATAATATGGCTTCGATAAATACAATATTATCGTGTGGATTTACTTTTGCAGGTAGTATATACATGCATCATTATGATAAAAAGACAGGAAGATATGTTGACGATTTGATTTTTCATAAGACGCTGTAA
- a CDS encoding B12-binding domain-containing radical SAM protein: MKILLTTLNSKFIHSSLAIRYLKKYCESDFENLYIEEYTINNDLDYILAEIYKKHYDIVCFSCYIWNISETLEIAKNLKKINKDIKIILGGPEVSYDSHEVLEHNSYIDFIVYGEGEVTFKELLNLLVKGRGNLCEIKGLAYRNNGRICVNEERPLIKNLDDIPFPYDDLKGLENRIIYYESSRGCPFNCQYCLSSTIRGVRFFSIDRVKKDLKFFVDANVKQVKFVDRTFNANKKHCMEIMKYLNEIDNGKINFHFEITASLLDNEILDFLKNVRKGLFQFEIGVQSTNHKTIKEIKRTVNFNKLKIACERLKSFGNIHLHLDLIAGLPYENYKSFLNSFDEVYNLKPDKLQLGFLKLLKGSGIRLNREKYGYIYKDRPPYEVLQNDFINYSEILNLKMIEEMVEIYYNSHDFEFSINFIVNNYFKRPSLFFESLAKYWENNGYHHISHKKEKLYEILLDFYKNNNFDKEEFFREILKFDYIRNKRGGNLLEIFDKVEIDDFKNRCHEFLQNKQNIEKYLPKYKGMTAKKIIKKVHFEPFKYDIFKLQGEKNLIEKSITVFLFDYDVENKDFGKSKYYKVNI, from the coding sequence ATGAAAATATTGCTGACTACATTAAATTCAAAATTTATACATTCTTCACTAGCTATAAGGTATTTAAAGAAATATTGTGAAAGTGATTTTGAAAATTTGTATATTGAAGAATATACTATTAATAACGATTTAGATTATATACTTGCAGAGATATACAAAAAACATTATGATATAGTATGCTTTTCGTGTTATATATGGAATATATCTGAAACGCTTGAGATAGCTAAAAATCTAAAAAAAATTAATAAAGATATAAAGATAATTTTAGGTGGACCAGAAGTAAGCTATGATTCCCATGAAGTATTAGAACATAATTCTTATATCGATTTTATAGTATACGGTGAAGGGGAAGTTACGTTTAAAGAATTGTTAAATTTATTAGTAAAGGGTAGAGGTAATCTTTGTGAAATAAAAGGATTGGCTTATAGAAATAATGGCAGAATTTGTGTAAATGAGGAAAGACCTTTAATAAAAAATTTAGATGATATCCCATTTCCCTATGATGATTTAAAGGGTCTTGAAAATAGAATTATCTATTATGAAAGTTCTAGAGGATGTCCTTTTAACTGCCAATACTGTTTATCTTCTACAATAAGAGGAGTAAGATTTTTTTCTATAGATAGAGTAAAGAAAGACCTTAAATTTTTTGTTGATGCAAATGTAAAACAAGTGAAATTTGTTGATAGAACTTTTAATGCAAATAAAAAACATTGTATGGAGATTATGAAATATTTAAATGAAATAGATAATGGAAAGATTAATTTTCATTTTGAAATAACTGCTAGTTTGTTGGATAATGAAATATTAGACTTTTTAAAAAATGTTAGAAAAGGACTGTTTCAATTTGAAATAGGGGTACAAAGTACAAATCACAAAACTATAAAAGAAATAAAAAGAACAGTTAATTTTAATAAATTGAAAATAGCTTGTGAACGGCTTAAGTCTTTTGGAAACATTCATCTACATTTAGATTTGATAGCAGGCCTTCCGTATGAAAATTATAAGTCTTTTTTAAATTCGTTTGATGAAGTTTATAATTTAAAGCCTGATAAATTGCAGTTAGGTTTTTTAAAATTGTTAAAGGGTTCTGGAATCAGACTAAATAGAGAAAAGTATGGATATATATATAAAGATAGACCGCCATATGAAGTGCTTCAAAATGATTTTATAAATTATAGTGAAATTTTAAATTTGAAAATGATTGAAGAAATGGTAGAGATTTATTATAATTCTCATGATTTTGAATTTAGTATAAATTTTATTGTAAATAATTATTTTAAAAGACCTTCTTTATTTTTTGAATCATTAGCAAAATATTGGGAGAACAACGGTTATCATCATATTTCACATAAGAAAGAAAAACTTTATGAAATACTTTTAGACTTTTATAAAAATAATAATTTTGATAAAGAGGAATTTTTCAGGGAAATATTGAAATTTGATTATATTAGGAACAAAAGAGGAGGTAATTTATTAGAAATATTTGATAAAGTTGAAATAGATGATTTTAAAAACAGATGTCATGAATTTTTACAAAATAAGCAAAATATTGAAAAGTATTTGCCTAAGTATAAAGGTATGACTGCAAAAAAAATTATTAAAAAAGTGCACTTTGAACCTTTTAAATATGATATTTTTAAATTACAAGGAGAAAAAAATTTAATAGAGAAATCTATAACTGTATTTTTGTTTGATTATGATGTAGAAAATAAGGATTTTGGAAAGTCGAAATATTATAAGGTGAATATATAA
- a CDS encoding amidase domain-containing protein, with protein sequence MTVLFAYDRLNAVSYARRWAFKRNPKFANFDKMGGDCTNFASQVLYAGRCPMNYSKYGWYYRSLNDRAPAWTSVNYLYKFLINNEGRGPVAKEVSLKDVQIGDLVQLDFDGDGFFNHTPIIVDIGFPKTLYNIFIAAHTIDRLDYRLSNYNFKKIRFLHILGYRK encoded by the coding sequence ATGACTGTATTATTTGCTTATGATAGATTAAATGCTGTTAGTTATGCAAGAAGATGGGCTTTTAAAAGAAATCCTAAATTTGCAAATTTCGATAAGATGGGTGGAGATTGTACAAATTTTGCTTCTCAAGTACTGTATGCAGGTAGGTGCCCAATGAATTATAGTAAATATGGTTGGTATTATAGAAGTTTGAATGATAGAGCACCTGCTTGGACAAGTGTAAATTATTTATATAAGTTTTTAATAAATAATGAAGGCAGAGGTCCTGTTGCAAAAGAAGTAAGTTTAAAAGATGTTCAAATAGGAGATTTAGTGCAGCTTGATTTTGATGGTGATGGTTTTTTCAATCATACGCCTATTATAGTAGATATAGGTTTTCCAAAGACTTTATATAATATTTTTATTGCAGCTCATACTATTGATAGATTAGATTATAGATTGTCGAATTATAACTTTAAAAAAATTAGATTTTTACACATACTTGGTTATAGAAAGTAA
- the argS gene encoding arginine--tRNA ligase: protein MIDFKREIANILSEKVDELNSEEVLNMIEIPPKSEMGDFAFPCFKLAKIFKKAPNLIAKDIVESIGENELFEKIEIIGAYINFTVDKEIFARSVIEEILKMGDKFGSLDLGKGKNVVVEFSSPNIAKPFHIGHIRSTVIGSALNNIYKFLGYNTIAVNHLGDYGTQFGKLIVALKAWGNREVVEENPIPELLKLYVKFHEEAEKNPELEDEARMWFKKLEDGDDEATELWQWIRDVSLKEFNRVYDMLGIKFDSYAGESFYSDKMPRVLELMREKNLLKKSQGAEIVDLEEYGMPPALITKKDGSTLYITRDIAAAIYRKEHYDFYKNIYVVGSQQNLHFKQWIKIIELMGYDWAKDCIHVPFGMVSLEEGTMSTRKGRVVFLEDVLNKAVEKTKEIISEKNPNLEDKDEIAKQVGIGAVVFQELSNNRIKDYVFSWDRTLNFDGESGPYVQYTHARASSLLRKSNVDYNKNVNYKLLQEKETMDLVRILNKFPEVVEDAARKYEPSVVTRYVIDVAQAFNKFYHDTQILVDDEELQKARLALVAAVKQTIKNGLKLIGVAAPEKM, encoded by the coding sequence ATGATAGATTTTAAGAGAGAGATAGCAAATATTTTATCTGAAAAAGTAGATGAGTTAAATAGTGAAGAAGTATTAAATATGATTGAAATTCCACCTAAGTCAGAAATGGGAGATTTTGCTTTTCCGTGTTTTAAATTGGCTAAAATTTTTAAAAAAGCTCCAAATCTTATAGCGAAGGATATTGTAGAATCTATTGGGGAAAATGAGTTATTTGAAAAAATAGAAATAATTGGAGCATATATAAATTTTACTGTTGATAAAGAGATATTTGCTAGGAGTGTTATTGAAGAAATATTAAAAATGGGTGATAAATTTGGCAGCTTAGATTTAGGTAAAGGTAAAAATGTTGTTGTAGAATTTTCATCACCAAATATTGCTAAGCCTTTTCATATTGGACATATCAGAAGTACAGTAATAGGCAGTGCATTAAATAATATTTATAAATTTCTTGGATACAATACAATAGCAGTTAATCATCTTGGAGATTATGGTACTCAATTTGGGAAATTGATAGTTGCTTTAAAGGCTTGGGGAAATAGAGAAGTAGTTGAAGAAAATCCTATTCCAGAATTACTTAAGCTATATGTAAAATTCCACGAAGAAGCTGAAAAAAATCCAGAACTTGAAGATGAAGCAAGAATGTGGTTTAAAAAACTTGAAGATGGAGATGATGAAGCTACTGAGCTTTGGCAGTGGATTAGAGATGTTAGTTTAAAAGAGTTTAATAGAGTTTATGACATGCTTGGTATCAAATTTGATTCATATGCAGGAGAAAGTTTTTATTCAGATAAAATGCCTCGAGTACTTGAACTTATGAGAGAAAAGAATTTACTTAAAAAATCACAGGGGGCAGAAATAGTTGACCTTGAAGAGTATGGTATGCCACCTGCTTTGATTACTAAAAAAGATGGTTCAACACTGTATATTACGAGAGATATTGCTGCGGCAATATATAGAAAAGAACATTATGATTTTTATAAAAATATTTATGTAGTGGGTTCACAGCAAAATCTTCATTTTAAACAGTGGATTAAAATAATAGAATTAATGGGATATGATTGGGCAAAAGATTGTATTCATGTTCCTTTTGGTATGGTAAGTCTTGAAGAAGGTACTATGTCAACTAGGAAAGGTAGAGTAGTATTTTTAGAAGATGTACTTAATAAAGCAGTTGAGAAAACTAAAGAAATTATTAGTGAAAAGAATCCAAATTTAGAAGATAAAGATGAAATAGCAAAACAAGTAGGTATTGGTGCAGTAGTATTTCAGGAACTTTCTAACAATAGAATTAAAGATTATGTATTTTCATGGGATAGAACGCTTAATTTTGACGGAGAATCAGGTCCTTATGTGCAGTATACTCATGCAAGGGCTTCAAGCTTATTAAGAAAATCTAATGTTGATTATAATAAAAATGTAAACTATAAATTATTACAAGAAAAAGAAACCATGGACCTTGTTAGAATACTTAATAAATTCCCAGAAGTAGTAGAAGATGCTGCAAGAAAATATGAACCTTCAGTTGTTACCAGATATGTGATAGATGTTGCTCAAGCTTTCAATAAATTTTACCATGATACTCAAATACTAGTAGATGATGAAGAACTTCAAAAAGCTAGATTGGCTTTAGTTGCAGCAGTTAAGCAGACTATAAAAAATGGATTAAAACTTATAGGAGTTGCAGCTCCAGAAAAAATGTAG